The nucleotide sequence GGTTCTTCGGCCCGCGCTCTGTTTCCATGGTCCAACATGTGCGAAGCGCGGGACTGAATATTTTGCCAAAGCCGCCCCGTTGTCCCCCCGGGCCTTCCTTCCGCCGGTCGCCAGCGACCCCGCCCGGTTTGGGCGTTCACCATCGGTCAGGGTAGCGCTCCTTTCCCGGTTTCGGCTTCCAATCCTCGTGGTCTGTGCCGGCCCGTATGGGCGTCGAGATGCCGGGCATCACGTCGCCGCCCGTGTCGGGTCCCGATCGGCGGGCGAGGGGAGGGGCGCGCTGGCGCGCGGCGCGCGCTTCCTTCGCGCGGCGGCGATCCTCGTCGTAGGGCTTGTACGTGGGCTCGCCGTAGGTGAGCCGTTCGTACCATTCGCGCTCCTCCATGTTCGTCACCTTCCGGTTGCCGACCATGGTTCCGGAAAGCCCGGAAACGCATGATGAAGCATCTGGCCGGTTCATCGAGGACGGGGTGAAACAACCCTCAACCGGCGAAGGCCCGGATGGCCTCAGCGACCGCCTCGACATCCGCCGTCGTGAGCGCCGGATGCACGGGGAGCGCGAGGACTTCCTTCGCAAGCGCTTCCGCGTGGTGGAGGTCCGAGTGCCCGTAGGGCGCAAGGTGCGGGTACGCGTGGAGCGGTTTCGGATAATAGATACCGGACCCGATGCCCGCCGCGCGCAGGTGCTTCTGGAGCGCGTCGCGCTTCCCGCCCGCGACGCGGATCGTGTACTGGTGCCAGACGTGCCGCATCCCGGCGGGCTCGACCGGCGTCGTGATGCCGCGGATGCCGTCGAGGCGCTTCGTCAGGAGGGCGGCGTTCGCGCGCCGCTTCTCGTTGAACGTCTCGAGCTTCTTGAGCTGCTCGAGGCCGATCGCGCTGTGCACGTCCGTGAGTCGGTAATTGTAGCCCATCCGCACGTGGTCGTACGTGCCGAGCGTCGCGAGACCGCGGCCGTGGTTGCGGATCGAGCGCATGAGTTCGGCCATCGCGTCATCATTCGTCGTGACCATGCCGCCTTCCGCGCTCGTCATGTTCTTTGTCGGATAGAGCGAGAAGCCCTCGACATCCGCGAGCGAGCCGACGGGGCGGCCGTTCGCGGCGGCGCCGTGCGCCTGCGCGGCGTCGCCCACGATGACGATGCCGCGCTCCCTCGCGGGCGCGAGCGCCGCGACGTAGGCGGGGAGGCCGAAGAGATGCACCGGCATGATGGCCTTCGTGCGTGCGGTGATCGCGGCGAGCGCCATCTCCGTGTCCATGTTGTAGGTGACGGGATCGACGTCGACGAGCACGGGCTTCGCGCCGCAGGCGAGCACCATGTTCGCGGTGGCGATGAACGTGAAGGCTGGAACGATGACCTCGTCGCCGGGCCC is from Candidatus Thermoplasmatota archaeon and encodes:
- a CDS encoding DegT/DnrJ/EryC1/StrS family aminotransferase; translation: MTDVPIRVPIAKPLVGEEEATAVLEVLRSGQIAEGPRTRAFEAEFARMTGAKQALAVANGSVALHLALLGAGVGPGDEVIVPAFTFIATANMVLACGAKPVLVDVDPVTYNMDTEMALAAITARTKAIMPVHLFGLPAYVAALAPARERGIVIVGDAAQAHGAAANGRPVGSLADVEGFSLYPTKNMTSAEGGMVTTNDDAMAELMRSIRNHGRGLATLGTYDHVRMGYNYRLTDVHSAIGLEQLKKLETFNEKRRANAALLTKRLDGIRGITTPVEPAGMRHVWHQYTIRVAGGKRDALQKHLRAAGIGSGIYYPKPLHAYPHLAPYGHSDLHHAEALAKEVLALPVHPALTTADVEAVAEAIRAFAG